From the genome of Spinacia oleracea cultivar Varoflay chromosome 2, BTI_SOV_V1, whole genome shotgun sequence, one region includes:
- the LOC110786093 gene encoding ATP-dependent Clp protease proteolytic subunit 2, mitochondrial: MLRSALSKGLSLRTSSSSFSNGLSSQKCRAFSLIPMVIEHSSRGERAYDIFSRLLKERIICINGPIADDTAHVVVAQLLYLESENPSKPINMYLNSPGGAVTAGLAIYDTMQYIRSPINTICLGQAASMGSLLLAAGTKGERRSLPNATIMVHQPSGGYSGQAKDMTIHTKQIVRVWDSLNALYSKHTGQPVDVIQKYMDRDYFMTPEEAKEFGIIDEVINERPIDLVSDAVSTEEKDKGKGSN, from the exons ATGTTGCGGAGCGCACTGAGCAAGGGCCTTTCTCTGCgcacatcatcatcatcattctcAAATGGGCTGAGTTCTCAAAAATGTCGGGCATTCAGCCTAATTCCAATGGTTATAGAGCATTCTTCCAGAGGGGAGAGAGCCTACGACATCTTCTCTCGCCTTCTCAAGGAGCGCATCATCTGCATCAATGGTCCCATCGCCGATGATACCGCCCATGTTGTGGTAGCTCAGCTCCTTTACCTTGAATCTGAGAACCCCTCTAAGCCCATCAATATGTACCTTAATTCCCCCGGTGGCGCCGTCACTGCTG GTCTTGCAATTTATGATACCATGCAGTACATCCGCTCTCCAATTAATACCATTTGTTTGGGACAGGCTGCATCAATGGGATCACTCCTTTTGGCCGCTGGTACCAAGGGTGAGAGAAGGTCCCTCCCAAATGCAACAATTATGGTTCATCAACCATCTGGTGGTTACAGCGGGCAAGCAAAGGATATGACTATTCACACAAAACAAATTGTCCGTGTCTGGGATTCATTGAATGCATTGTACTCTAAGCATACAGGGCAGCCTGTTGACGTTATTCAAAAGTACATGGATCGAGATTACTTTATGACACCAGAAGAGGCAAAAGAGTTTGGGATTATTGATGAAGTCATTAATGAGAGACCCATAGATTTGGTAAGTGACGCTGTTAGCACAGAAGAAAAGGACAAAGGCAAAGGTTCAAACTAG
- the LOC130467697 gene encoding uncharacterized protein has translation MRENHKKDAKALLFIQSALDDEFSPRISAASSSKQAWEIIKQEYFGDKKVIAVKLQTLRTQFESLTMTKKESFQDYLSKVVLGYIYELMSSLMAHEERMDKSMDENVEEKAFQVKGQMSGDWYYDEGRGRGRGMGSRGCGRDEGGRGRFEGQRQFMSSIQCYYCKRYGHKEDRFWDKQRDEKEQEQTNFVQNVEGQESKLF, from the exons ATGCGGGAAAATCATAAGAAAGATGCGAAGGCTCTATTGTTTATCCAATCGGCATTAGATGATGAGTTTTCCCCTAGAATTTCCGCTGCATCTTCCTCAAAGCAAGCATGGGAGATCATCAAACAAGAGTATTTTGGTGATAAGAAGGTAATTGCTGTAAAATTACAAACTCTTCGTACACAATTTGAGAGTTTAACAATGACTAAGAAAGAATCATTTCAAGACTATTTGTCTAAAGT AGTCTTAGGATATATCTATGAGTTGATGAGTTCATTGATGGCTCATGAGGAGAGAATGGATAAGTCTATGGATGAAAACGTCGAGGAGAAAGCCTTTCAAGTTAAGGGGCAAATGTCGGGTGATTGGTATTATGATGAAGGTCGTGGCCGTGGCCGCGGTATGGGTAGTCGTGGTTGTGGTCGTGATGAAGGTGGTCGTGGTCGATTCGAAGGACAACGTCAATTCATGAGTAGCATTCAATGCTACTATTGCAAAAGATATGGTCACAAAGAAGATAGGTTTTGGGATAAACAACGTGATGAGAAAGAGCAAGAGCAAACCAATTTTGTTCAAAATGTCGAAGGACAAGAAAGCAAGCTCTTCTAG